A stretch of Bradyrhizobium sp. CCBAU 53338 DNA encodes these proteins:
- a CDS encoding ABC transporter ATP-binding protein encodes MTDELPRTDAAGVDANPSAGQPLLRIEGVAKTFGSFRAVDGVSLDIRAGEFFALLGPSGCGKTTLLRMLAGFEAPDEGRILLAGKDIAQALPHERPINMMFQNYALFPHLSVRDNIAFGLKRANMARVDVATRVAEMVALVKLEGLEKRKPDQLSGGQRQRVALARALARRPQLLLLDEPLAALDKKLRESTQVELMELQRRLGMTFIIVTHDQEEAMTMADRIGVMKSGKLAQVAAPRELYEAPRSRWIAEFVGDINLFDAETKLRDGHRLVVGTPDAGTLVVAEPGQPFAEARFSVAIRPEKVKLSRRGPASEAGHETAINRLDGVIADICYLGGTTTYRVKLDTGGTVQASVANSARLDVDAYSLNQHVVAWFTPDDCVVLPS; translated from the coding sequence ATGACTGACGAATTGCCCAGGACAGACGCCGCTGGCGTAGATGCGAATCCCTCCGCGGGTCAGCCGTTGCTGCGGATCGAGGGCGTGGCCAAGACGTTCGGGTCGTTCCGTGCGGTCGATGGCGTATCGCTCGACATCAGGGCCGGCGAGTTCTTTGCGCTGCTCGGCCCCAGCGGCTGCGGCAAGACCACGCTGCTGCGCATGCTCGCGGGCTTCGAGGCACCGGATGAAGGTCGCATCCTGCTTGCCGGCAAGGACATTGCGCAGGCGCTGCCGCACGAGCGCCCGATCAACATGATGTTCCAGAACTACGCGTTGTTTCCGCATCTCTCGGTGCGCGACAATATCGCCTTCGGTCTCAAGCGCGCCAATATGGCGCGCGTCGACGTCGCAACGCGTGTCGCCGAGATGGTCGCGCTGGTGAAGCTCGAAGGGCTGGAGAAACGCAAGCCCGACCAGCTCTCCGGCGGCCAGCGCCAGCGCGTTGCCCTGGCCCGCGCGCTGGCGCGAAGGCCGCAATTGCTGCTGCTCGACGAGCCGCTCGCGGCGCTCGACAAGAAGCTGCGTGAGAGCACGCAAGTCGAGCTGATGGAGCTTCAGCGCCGGCTCGGGATGACCTTCATCATCGTCACCCACGACCAGGAAGAGGCGATGACGATGGCTGATAGAATCGGCGTGATGAAATCAGGCAAGCTCGCCCAGGTCGCCGCCCCGCGCGAGCTCTATGAGGCGCCGCGCTCGCGCTGGATCGCGGAGTTCGTCGGCGACATCAACCTGTTCGACGCCGAAACCAAACTGCGCGACGGTCATCGCCTGGTCGTAGGCACGCCTGACGCAGGGACGCTGGTGGTGGCCGAGCCGGGCCAGCCGTTCGCCGAGGCAAGATTTTCGGTCGCGATCCGCCCCGAGAAGGTCAAGCTGTCGCGGCGTGGTCCCGCGAGCGAGGCCGGTCATGAAACTGCAATCAACCGGCTCGACGGGGTGATCGCTGACATCTGCTATCTCGGCGGCACCACCACCTACCGGGTGAAGCTCGATACGGGCGGGACGGTACAGGCGTCCGTCGCCAACAGCGCGCGGCTCGATGTCGATGCCTATAGCCTGAACCAGCACGTCGTCGCCTGGTTTACGCCCGACGATTGCGTGGTGCTGCCGTCATGA
- a CDS encoding carbohydrate ABC transporter permease, whose protein sequence is MKLPTLREVATEARLLLIGIPVFIWTMVPIYHMFLFAISPKEDAFSGKMWPDHPTLHNFSIVFHEQHYFLRDFYVQFWNSVVIAAAVGALTLFVATAAAFSISRLKVPGGRIVMNLALFTYFIPAAFLAVPMYRTMGNYGLLNNRWSLILAMVTIASPYAIWVLKQASDKLPVELDEAAVMDGATTLQIFRLVYLPLMMPSLVAIGTYAVLLAWNEYLYAFLLLSNDQDITLPVALGNFLSADDSPWELLMTTGFIYALPPAAIYYAFRRYMVGGLTAGAVKS, encoded by the coding sequence ATGAAGCTCCCCACCCTGCGCGAAGTCGCGACCGAAGCGCGGTTGCTCCTGATCGGAATCCCGGTGTTCATCTGGACGATGGTGCCGATCTACCACATGTTCCTGTTCGCGATCTCGCCGAAGGAGGATGCGTTCTCCGGGAAGATGTGGCCGGACCATCCGACGCTGCACAACTTTTCGATCGTGTTCCATGAGCAGCATTATTTCCTGCGGGACTTTTACGTCCAGTTCTGGAATTCGGTGGTGATTGCGGCTGCCGTCGGCGCACTGACGCTGTTTGTCGCCACCGCGGCCGCGTTCTCCATTTCACGGCTGAAGGTGCCGGGTGGGCGCATCGTGATGAATCTCGCGCTGTTCACCTATTTCATTCCGGCGGCGTTTCTCGCCGTGCCGATGTATCGCACCATGGGCAATTACGGCCTTCTGAACAATCGCTGGTCGCTGATCCTGGCGATGGTAACGATCGCCAGCCCCTATGCGATCTGGGTGCTGAAGCAAGCCTCCGACAAGCTGCCGGTCGAGCTGGACGAAGCTGCAGTGATGGACGGCGCCACCACGCTGCAGATCTTCCGCCTGGTGTACCTGCCGCTGATGATGCCGTCGCTGGTCGCGATCGGCACTTACGCGGTGCTGCTCGCATGGAACGAATATCTCTATGCGTTCCTGCTGCTGTCGAACGATCAGGACATCACGCTGCCCGTCGCGCTCGGCAACTTCCTCTCCGCCGACGATTCGCCTTGGGAGCTGCTGATGACCACCGGCTTCATCTACGCGCTGCCGCCGGCCGCGATCTACTACGCCTTCCGCCGCTACATGGTAGGCGGCCTCACGGCGGGCGCGGTGAAGTCGTAG
- a CDS encoding ABC transporter substrate-binding protein: MRSKVIGAVSLAVAAVGLFAATAPAFAQQKTITIWWVKGFYKSEDDALLAAIKKFETKSGIKVELSQYAVQDMIPKTVAALDSGTVPDVAYSDTYDVQAAGKWAFEGKLEDLSDILLPMKSEFAPNTLETALLYNDQTKKKGYYGFPLKQQTMHVNIWNDMLEKAGFKQSDIPTKWNDYWSFWCDKVQPGIRKATGQRLYAIGQPMGVESTDAFQSFYTFMDAYNVKLVDDDGKLTVDDPKVRENLIHAMKDYTDIYTRGCTPPSSTTWKDPDNNVAFHNKTIVMTHNFTISIPAKWYEDSINPALTQEQRDAGKKAYYDDIITTGFPNKPDGTPMKYRSDVKTGVIFTASKNKAEGKEFIKFLLQEENLRPYVEGGLGRWFPVTKASQQSPFWQADKHRKAAYTQFTGGTIPFDFTKNYKFTILNNENVFAKAMNRVVSEKIPVDKAVDEMIARIKQVAG; this comes from the coding sequence GTGAGATCCAAGGTTATTGGCGCAGTATCATTGGCGGTTGCTGCGGTTGGGCTGTTTGCGGCCACTGCACCCGCCTTTGCACAGCAGAAGACGATCACGATCTGGTGGGTGAAGGGTTTCTACAAATCCGAGGACGACGCGCTGCTCGCAGCGATCAAGAAATTCGAGACCAAGAGCGGCATCAAGGTCGAATTGTCGCAATATGCGGTTCAGGACATGATTCCGAAGACCGTCGCGGCGCTGGATTCCGGCACGGTGCCCGACGTCGCCTACTCCGACACGTATGACGTGCAGGCGGCGGGCAAATGGGCGTTCGAAGGCAAGCTCGAGGACCTCTCCGACATCCTCCTGCCGATGAAATCCGAGTTCGCGCCAAACACGCTGGAAACGGCTCTTCTCTACAACGACCAGACCAAGAAGAAGGGCTATTACGGTTTCCCGCTGAAACAGCAGACCATGCATGTCAACATCTGGAATGACATGCTGGAAAAGGCAGGCTTCAAGCAGAGCGACATTCCGACCAAATGGAACGATTATTGGTCGTTCTGGTGCGACAAGGTGCAGCCGGGGATCCGCAAGGCTACCGGTCAGCGCCTCTACGCGATCGGCCAGCCGATGGGCGTTGAATCCACCGACGCATTCCAGTCGTTCTACACCTTCATGGACGCCTACAACGTCAAGCTGGTCGATGACGACGGCAAGCTTACGGTCGACGATCCCAAGGTCCGCGAGAACCTGATTCACGCAATGAAGGACTACACCGACATCTATACAAGGGGCTGCACGCCGCCGTCCTCAACGACCTGGAAGGACCCCGACAACAATGTCGCCTTCCACAACAAGACGATCGTGATGACCCACAACTTCACGATCTCGATTCCGGCGAAATGGTACGAGGATTCGATCAATCCGGCGCTCACGCAGGAGCAGCGCGATGCCGGCAAGAAGGCCTACTATGATGACATCATCACCACCGGCTTCCCCAACAAGCCTGACGGGACGCCGATGAAATACCGCTCCGACGTCAAGACCGGCGTGATCTTCACCGCCTCCAAGAACAAGGCGGAAGGCAAGGAATTCATCAAATTCCTGCTCCAGGAAGAAAATTTGCGGCCCTACGTTGAAGGCGGCCTCGGCCGTTGGTTCCCGGTGACGAAGGCCAGCCAGCAGAGCCCGTTCTGGCAGGCCGACAAGCACCGCAAGGCAGCCTATACGCAGTTCACTGGCGGCACGATTCCGTTCGACTTCACCAAGAACTACAAGTTCACGATCCTGAACAACGAGAACGTGTTTGCCAAGGCGATGAACCGGGTGGTCAGCGAGAAGATCCCGGTCGACAAGGCCGTCGACGAGATGATCGCCCGCATCAAGCAGGTTGCAGGCTAA
- a CDS encoding ABC transporter permease: MSARRIFARPARFAAIAPYVWMVLFFLVPFGFVLKISLSQTAIAQPPYEPVFDLTAGWTAIRAAFAALSVDNFRLLASDDLYVFAYLRSLTVAVTATALLLLIGYPIAYGMARLPKRWQAVAMVLVIVPFWTSFLIRIYAWINILQHDGLLNRILLALHLVSEPVVWLSTDTAMYIGIVYSYLPFMILPLYATLAKMEPALEEAASDLGAPPWQVFWLVTFPLSLPGVGAGVLLCFIPVVGEFVIPDLLAGSDSLMIGQTLWLEFFTNKDWPVASAVAIVLLVVLLLPLLSYERLQRRQLEER; this comes from the coding sequence ATGAGCGCGCGCCGGATCTTCGCGCGACCGGCGCGTTTCGCCGCCATCGCGCCCTATGTCTGGATGGTGCTGTTCTTCCTGGTGCCGTTCGGCTTCGTGCTGAAGATCAGCCTGTCGCAGACGGCGATCGCGCAGCCGCCTTACGAGCCGGTGTTCGACCTGACGGCGGGGTGGACGGCGATCCGCGCGGCCTTTGCCGCGCTCTCGGTCGACAATTTCAGGCTGCTCGCCTCCGACGACCTGTATGTATTCGCCTATCTGCGCAGCCTCACCGTTGCCGTGACGGCGACGGCCTTGTTGCTGCTGATCGGCTATCCCATCGCCTATGGCATGGCGCGATTGCCAAAACGCTGGCAGGCGGTGGCGATGGTGCTGGTGATCGTGCCGTTCTGGACCTCGTTCCTGATCCGCATCTATGCCTGGATCAACATCCTTCAGCACGACGGCCTGCTCAACCGGATCCTCTTGGCGCTGCATCTGGTCAGCGAGCCCGTGGTATGGCTCTCCACCGACACTGCGATGTATATCGGCATCGTCTATTCCTACCTGCCGTTCATGATTCTGCCGCTCTACGCCACGCTCGCCAAGATGGAGCCGGCGCTGGAGGAGGCCGCCTCCGATCTCGGCGCGCCGCCTTGGCAGGTGTTCTGGCTCGTCACTTTCCCGTTGTCGCTGCCAGGCGTCGGCGCCGGCGTGCTGTTGTGCTTCATCCCTGTTGTCGGCGAGTTCGTGATCCCGGATCTTCTGGCCGGCTCCGACTCGCTGATGATCGGCCAGACGCTGTGGCTCGAGTTCTTCACCAACAAGGACTGGCCGGTCGCCTCCGCTGTGGCGATCGTGCTGCTCGTGGTATTGCTGCTGCCGCTTCTGTCCTACGAGCGGCTGCAGCGGCGACAGTTGGAGGAGCGGTGA
- a CDS encoding ABC transporter permease produces the protein MPKISRLSRFNIASLALGLAFLYLPILILVIYSFNASRLVTVWGGWSLRWYHEFFADRAMIEASWMSLRVGVASATIATLLGTAAAVALSRGERFRGRTLFSGMLYAPLVMPEVITGLSLLLLFVALNAERGFWTVTIAHTTLTMCFVAVVVQSRLGSLDRSLEEAAMDLGCAPVRAFLSVTLPLIAPAIVAGWMLAFTLSLDDLVIASFTTGPGSATLPIRIYSEVRLGVKPEINAICTLVIALIAVVIVIASLVSKLSSSQGESAAPL, from the coding sequence ATGCCTAAAATCTCCCGCCTGTCCCGTTTCAACATCGCTTCGCTGGCGCTGGGGCTCGCCTTCCTCTATCTGCCGATCCTCATTCTCGTGATCTATTCCTTCAACGCCTCGCGGCTGGTGACGGTGTGGGGCGGCTGGTCGCTGCGCTGGTATCACGAGTTCTTTGCCGACCGCGCCATGATCGAGGCGTCCTGGATGAGCCTGCGGGTCGGGGTCGCTTCTGCGACGATCGCGACGCTGCTCGGCACGGCGGCTGCGGTGGCGTTGTCGCGCGGCGAACGCTTTCGTGGCCGTACGCTGTTCTCCGGCATGCTCTATGCCCCTCTGGTGATGCCGGAGGTGATCACGGGACTGTCGCTGCTCTTGCTGTTCGTCGCGCTGAACGCCGAGCGCGGCTTCTGGACGGTGACGATCGCGCATACCACGCTGACGATGTGCTTTGTCGCCGTGGTCGTGCAGTCGCGGCTCGGCTCGCTCGACCGTTCGCTGGAGGAGGCGGCGATGGACCTCGGCTGTGCGCCCGTCCGCGCCTTCCTGTCGGTGACTCTGCCGCTGATCGCACCGGCGATCGTTGCCGGATGGATGCTCGCCTTCACGCTCTCTCTCGACGATCTCGTGATTGCGAGCTTCACCACGGGGCCGGGATCGGCGACGCTGCCGATCCGGATCTACTCCGAGGTTCGCCTCGGCGTGAAGCCGGAGATCAACGCGATCTGCACGCTGGTGATCGCACTGATCGCGGTGGTCATCGTCATCGCCTCGCTGGTCTCGAAACTGTCGAGCTCGCAGGGCGAGAGCGCGGCTCCGTTGTGA
- a CDS encoding carbohydrate ABC transporter permease, whose translation MAITLSGDQTIPAPPLSSRLTPAQVWGIVLLAPYMLVFLAFVVYPVSYGLWLARHPASYVELYNDPVFARAAINTLIFLVVGINIKMLIALFLSGFFAQQRTWIKWLSVIFILPWAVPSIPTILSVRFMLNPEWGMVNQIIFKLTGEDGPNWLNDPTVALGMAIAVHIWKSLPFWTLILITGRLAIAHDLFEAADVDGASWWQKFRYITWPSMQTLYVTCTLLSMIWTLGDFNSVYLLTGGGPADLTHVLSTLGIRYLRLDQLSLAMASIVCAMPFVLPLVYFMMKRLSR comes from the coding sequence ATGGCGATCACGCTCTCTGGCGATCAGACGATCCCCGCTCCGCCCCTGTCGTCGCGGCTGACCCCGGCGCAGGTCTGGGGCATCGTGCTGCTCGCGCCCTATATGCTCGTATTCCTCGCTTTCGTCGTTTATCCCGTCAGCTACGGCCTGTGGCTGGCGCGCCACCCGGCAAGCTATGTCGAGCTCTACAACGACCCCGTTTTCGCGCGCGCCGCGATCAACACACTGATCTTCCTGGTCGTCGGCATCAACATCAAGATGCTGATCGCGCTGTTCTTGTCCGGCTTCTTCGCGCAGCAGCGCACCTGGATCAAATGGCTCTCGGTGATCTTCATCCTGCCCTGGGCGGTGCCGTCGATCCCGACCATCCTCTCGGTGCGATTCATGCTCAATCCCGAATGGGGCATGGTCAACCAGATCATATTCAAGCTCACCGGCGAAGACGGTCCGAACTGGCTGAACGATCCGACGGTGGCGCTCGGTATGGCGATCGCCGTTCACATCTGGAAATCGCTGCCGTTCTGGACGCTGATCCTGATCACCGGACGGCTCGCCATCGCGCACGACCTGTTCGAGGCGGCGGACGTCGACGGCGCGAGCTGGTGGCAGAAATTCCGCTACATCACCTGGCCATCGATGCAGACGCTCTACGTCACCTGCACGCTGCTCTCGATGATCTGGACGCTCGGCGACTTCAACAGCGTCTATCTGCTCACCGGCGGCGGCCCGGCCGACCTTACGCACGTGCTGTCGACGCTCGGCATCCGCTATCTCCGGCTCGACCAGCTCTCGCTCGCAATGGCCTCCATCGTCTGCGCGATGCCGTTCGTCCTGCCGCTCGTTTACTTCATGATGAAACGGTTGTCGCGATGA
- a CDS encoding glycerol-3-phosphate dehydrogenase: protein MADYDLAIIGGGLNGVSLARDAAGRGLRVILIEQGDLGGAASSATPRLIHGDLSVLERRGFWRVRRALAERRTWVRIAPHLVRPMSFVIPAHSDERPPWLLRAALYAYDALTDRGGLPGSATLDVTHHPVGNALKRPFGIAFQYADCVVDDSRLVVLTALDAAERGAVIRTGARCVRADRTEIWRLALVDRGHRRVITARSLANATGGWTSMVAETVLRQPQPAMVARQMSQIVVPRLYESDNVYVFQNSDGRLIFASPFAQDFTLVGTVTRDFTGDPAIVAMPGADVGYLCDAASRYFRERVAPTNVVRTVTGVNLSLESARRRDGTTLFHARRRKAPLLTMFGGDITTSRFRAERAVTRLTPFYPMSRPWTSGAALPGGDFAWDRFEIEVDLARHRWGLLSESQARRLVAAYGSRLPGVLGAAKSRDDLGPVFGPDLTGAEVRYLMDHEWARFPDDILWRRSKLGLTMPAADRDALAAFMADPSRTG from the coding sequence ATGGCGGATTACGACCTCGCGATCATCGGTGGCGGCCTGAACGGCGTCAGCCTCGCGCGCGATGCCGCCGGCCGCGGGCTGCGGGTGATCCTGATCGAGCAGGGCGATCTCGGCGGCGCCGCATCGTCCGCGACACCTCGGCTAATCCACGGCGATTTGTCGGTGCTGGAGCGGCGCGGCTTCTGGCGGGTGCGCCGGGCGCTGGCCGAGCGCCGGACCTGGGTTCGAATCGCGCCGCATCTGGTGCGGCCGATGAGTTTTGTGATCCCCGCCCATTCCGACGAGCGTCCGCCATGGCTGCTGCGCGCCGCCCTGTATGCCTATGATGCGCTCACGGATCGCGGCGGTTTGCCAGGATCGGCCACCCTCGACGTCACGCATCATCCCGTCGGCAACGCGCTGAAGCGTCCGTTCGGCATCGCCTTCCAATATGCCGACTGCGTGGTCGATGATTCCCGCCTTGTGGTGCTCACGGCGTTGGATGCTGCCGAGCGCGGCGCCGTGATCCGGACCGGGGCGCGTTGCGTGCGCGCCGACAGGACCGAGATCTGGCGGCTCGCGCTGGTCGATCGCGGGCATCGCCGGGTGATCACGGCGCGTTCGCTGGCCAACGCCACCGGCGGCTGGACGTCGATGGTCGCGGAGACCGTGCTCCGGCAGCCGCAGCCGGCCATGGTCGCGAGGCAGATGAGCCAGATCGTCGTTCCGAGGCTTTACGAATCGGACAACGTCTATGTCTTCCAGAACAGCGATGGACGGCTGATTTTCGCAAGCCCGTTCGCGCAGGATTTCACGCTGGTCGGCACCGTCACGCGCGACTTCACCGGCGATCCCGCGATCGTCGCGATGCCGGGCGCCGATGTCGGCTATCTCTGCGACGCTGCAAGCCGCTATTTCCGCGAGCGCGTCGCTCCGACCAACGTGGTACGCACGGTTACTGGTGTCAACCTGTCGCTCGAATCCGCACGACGCCGCGACGGCACGACACTGTTCCACGCACGCCGGCGCAAGGCGCCGCTGCTCACGATGTTTGGCGGCGACATCACGACTTCGCGTTTTCGCGCCGAGCGGGCAGTGACGCGGTTGACGCCGTTCTATCCGATGTCACGACCCTGGACTTCGGGCGCAGCATTGCCGGGCGGCGATTTCGCCTGGGATCGTTTCGAGATTGAGGTCGACCTCGCGCGCCACCGCTGGGGCCTGCTTTCGGAGTCGCAAGCCCGGCGTCTGGTTGCGGCCTACGGCTCGCGACTGCCGGGCGTGCTGGGCGCAGCGAAGAGCAGAGACGATCTTGGCCCCGTCTTCGGCCCCGACCTGACCGGCGCAGAGGTCCGCTATCTGATGGACCATGAATGGGCACGCTTCCCCGACGACATCCTGTGGCGCCGCTCCAAGCTCGGCCTGACCATGCCCGCGGCGGATCGCGACGCGTTGGCTGCGTTCATGGCGGATCCGTCTCGAACCGGTTGA
- a CDS encoding 4-oxalomesaconate tautomerase: MNDQIAIPCVVMRGGTSRGPFFLASDLPADPGLRDALLLSVMGGGHDLGIDGIGGGNAVINKVAIVGPATVPGADVDYLFAQVRVREGIVDTSPNCGNMLAAVGPFAIEAGLVAAGGDRTRLRIHNVNTGKLIDATVATPGGRVTYEGEARIDGVPGTAAPIELSFPNAAGARTGRLLPTGRPTDRIEGIDVTCIDAAMPVMLVRAADLGCTGREAPSDFADSGFRGRLERLRIEAGRLMGFPDPASMVIPKPILIAPASEATLSTRYFMPHDCHSALAVTGAVAIATACVTTGTIAAEMVGPLVPPVPITLAHPSGELVVRLEPGPVARVQRTARRIFEGQVFARRSHVPHSVLAA; this comes from the coding sequence ATGAACGATCAGATTGCCATTCCCTGTGTGGTCATGCGCGGCGGGACCTCGCGCGGGCCGTTCTTTCTGGCCAGCGATCTTCCGGCTGATCCCGGATTGCGCGATGCGCTGCTGTTGTCGGTCATGGGAGGCGGACACGATCTTGGAATCGACGGAATCGGTGGTGGCAATGCCGTTATCAACAAGGTCGCGATCGTCGGCCCGGCAACGGTGCCCGGCGCGGACGTCGACTACCTGTTCGCCCAGGTCCGTGTTCGTGAGGGGATCGTCGACACGTCGCCCAACTGCGGGAACATGCTGGCGGCCGTGGGACCATTCGCGATCGAAGCCGGCCTTGTCGCCGCTGGCGGAGATCGGACCCGTCTCCGCATCCACAATGTCAACACCGGCAAGCTGATTGATGCGACGGTCGCCACCCCCGGAGGGCGGGTGACTTACGAGGGTGAGGCGCGGATCGACGGTGTGCCGGGAACGGCCGCACCCATCGAACTCTCGTTTCCGAACGCTGCCGGTGCACGCACCGGTCGCCTGCTGCCGACGGGGCGGCCGACTGACCGCATCGAAGGGATCGATGTGACCTGCATCGACGCGGCGATGCCGGTCATGCTGGTCCGCGCCGCAGATCTTGGATGCACCGGCCGCGAGGCTCCTTCCGATTTCGCCGACAGCGGCTTCCGCGGGCGTCTCGAAAGACTGCGGATCGAGGCCGGACGCCTGATGGGCTTTCCGGATCCGGCGTCGATGGTGATTCCGAAGCCGATTCTGATTGCGCCTGCCAGCGAGGCGACGCTGAGCACGCGATACTTCATGCCGCACGACTGCCATAGCGCGCTGGCGGTAACCGGCGCCGTCGCGATCGCGACGGCGTGTGTCACGACAGGGACGATTGCCGCAGAGATGGTCGGACCGCTGGTGCCGCCGGTCCCGATCACCCTCGCCCATCCCTCCGGCGAGCTCGTGGTCCGACTGGAGCCCGGGCCGGTCGCCAGGGTGCAGCGAACAGCCCGGCGGATCTTCGAGGGCCAGGTTTTTGCGCGCCGGTCGCACGTGCCGCATTCGGTGTTGGCGGCCTGA
- a CDS encoding LysR family transcriptional regulator encodes MNAELLDLKAFITVAETGSFVRTAKALNLSQPALSRRIQKLEESLGAPLLERSTRHVNLTMTGRDFLPKVRRLIDEFETSVLAIQDIGARSSGLVSIAAVPTAVFYFMPRAVGRFADAYPRIRIRILDIGANEGLEAVARGEVDFGINFIGASHAEIEFEKLVEDPFVLACRHDHPLASRKQVSWSEIVSHRVITVGRNSGNRALIDNALARQGLQLNWSYEVAHLSGSLGLVEAGLGIAVLPRLATPAAGHPIIHTVRLVEPEVSRTIGIVRRRGATLSPHASQFLKMLLEAWRSPSLTGGQGKPRSSRSK; translated from the coding sequence ATGAACGCGGAACTGCTCGACCTCAAGGCATTCATCACCGTCGCGGAGACCGGAAGCTTCGTGCGCACCGCGAAGGCGCTGAACCTATCCCAGCCGGCGCTCAGCCGGCGCATTCAGAAGCTGGAGGAAAGTCTCGGCGCACCACTGCTCGAACGCTCGACGCGTCATGTCAATCTCACCATGACCGGCCGCGACTTCCTGCCGAAGGTGCGTCGCCTCATCGACGAGTTCGAGACTTCGGTGCTCGCCATCCAAGATATCGGCGCGCGGAGTTCAGGTTTGGTCTCGATTGCCGCGGTGCCGACGGCGGTGTTCTATTTCATGCCGCGCGCGGTCGGCCGGTTCGCCGACGCGTATCCGCGCATTCGCATCCGGATTCTCGACATCGGCGCCAACGAGGGATTGGAGGCGGTGGCACGCGGCGAAGTCGACTTCGGCATCAATTTCATCGGGGCTTCGCACGCCGAGATCGAATTCGAGAAACTGGTTGAGGATCCCTTCGTGCTGGCTTGCCGTCATGACCATCCGCTGGCATCGCGCAAACAGGTGAGCTGGTCGGAAATTGTGTCGCACCGGGTCATCACCGTCGGTCGCAACAGCGGCAATCGCGCATTGATCGACAATGCGCTGGCGCGACAGGGCCTGCAGCTCAACTGGTCCTACGAGGTCGCTCACCTATCCGGTTCGCTCGGCTTGGTCGAAGCGGGACTCGGCATCGCCGTGCTCCCGAGGCTGGCGACGCCCGCGGCCGGCCATCCGATCATTCACACCGTCCGTCTGGTCGAGCCGGAAGTGTCGCGGACGATCGGCATCGTGCGCAGGCGCGGGGCGACACTGTCCCCTCACGCCAGCCAATTCCTCAAGATGCTTCTGGAGGCATGGCGCTCTCCGTCCCTGACCGGCGGGCAAGGCAAGCCGCGATCGTCCCGCTCGAAGTAG